In Coleofasciculaceae cyanobacterium, one genomic interval encodes:
- the metH gene encoding methionine synthase, which produces MDNLFLNRLNSPNRPVLVFDGAMGTNLQVQNLTAEDFGGAEYEGCNEYLVHTKPKAVENVHRGFLEAGADVIETDTFGGTKLVLAEYDLADRAYYLNKAAAELAKRVATEYSTSEKPRFVAGSMGPGTKLPTLGHIDFDSLKNAYVEQAEALYDGGVDLLLVETCQDVLQIKAALNAIEEVFAKKGARVPLMVSVTMEQMGTMLVGTEIDAALAILERYPIDILGLNCATGPDLMKDHIKYLSEHSPFVVSCVPNAGLPENVGGQAHYRLTPMELRMALMHFVEDLGVQIVGGCCGTRFEHIKALAEMTQDLKPKERHPNYEPSAASIYSTQPYVQDNSFLIVGERLNASGSKKCRELLNAEDWDSLVSLAKSQVKEGAHILDVNVDYVGRDGEKDMHELASRLVNNVTLPLMLDSTEWTKMEAGLKVAGGKCILNSTNYEDGEERFYQVLDLAKKYGAAVVVGTIDEDGMGRTADKKFEIAKRVYDAAVAYGIPSHEIFFDPLALPVSTGIEEDRENAKATVEAIKRIREELPGCHILLGVSNVSFGLNPVARQVLNSVFLYECMQVGLDSAIVSASKILPLAKIKPDHQKICTDLIYDRREFDGDICTYDPLGELTTLFAGQKTKKTEAVDKNLPIQERLKQHIIDGERIGLDEALDEALQQYPPLDIVNIFLLDGMKVVGELFGSGQMQLPFVLQSAQTMKAAVAHLEPHMDKEEADDSGKGKFVIATVKGDVHDIGKNLVDIILSNNGYKVINLGIKQPVENIIQAYEEHQPDCIAMSGLLVKSTAFMKDNLKTFNQKGITVPIILGGAALTPKFVNQDCQNVYKGKVIYGKDAFADLHFMEKLMPAKADSNWDDLQGFLNEVALTSEEEGGESKPFEGENQDKIFVDEVSKKPEPLVTDTKRSDEVSLDIDRPTPPFWGTKILKPEDILIEEVFPYLDLQALFVGQWQFRKPKEQSREQYDEFLARKVDPILEEWQQRIVTDDLLHPTVIYGYFPCNAEGNILYVYDPKDSGKLVTSFEFPRQRSGKRLCIADFFATRESGKIDVFPMQAVTVGEVATEYAQKLFKADNYTDYLYYHGMAVQMAEALAEWTHAKIRSELGFKAQETSNIRDVLQQRYRGSRYSFGYPACPNIEDQYKQLDLLDTKRIGMYMDESEQLYPEQSTTAIIAYHPVARYFST; this is translated from the coding sequence ATGGACAACCTTTTTTTAAATCGCCTTAATAGCCCAAATCGCCCCGTGTTAGTATTTGATGGTGCGATGGGTACAAACCTGCAAGTACAAAACCTCACTGCTGAAGATTTTGGTGGTGCTGAATATGAAGGATGTAATGAATATCTCGTACATACCAAACCAAAGGCGGTGGAGAACGTACACCGAGGATTTTTAGAAGCTGGTGCGGATGTCATTGAAACCGATACTTTTGGGGGCACTAAATTAGTTTTAGCGGAATACGATTTAGCAGATCGGGCTTACTATCTCAATAAAGCTGCTGCGGAATTAGCTAAACGAGTCGCTACAGAATACTCTACATCTGAAAAACCTCGTTTTGTCGCTGGTTCGATGGGTCCTGGTACTAAGTTACCCACCTTGGGACATATTGATTTTGACAGTCTAAAAAATGCCTATGTCGAACAAGCTGAAGCATTGTATGACGGTGGTGTTGATTTATTATTAGTTGAAACTTGTCAAGACGTATTACAGATTAAAGCAGCGTTAAATGCAATAGAAGAGGTATTTGCCAAAAAAGGTGCGCGAGTTCCCCTGATGGTTTCGGTGACGATGGAACAGATGGGGACAATGCTAGTGGGGACAGAAATTGATGCAGCTTTAGCGATACTAGAACGTTATCCTATTGATATTTTGGGTTTAAACTGCGCTACAGGCCCTGATTTAATGAAGGATCATATCAAGTATCTGTCGGAACATTCGCCGTTTGTTGTTTCTTGTGTCCCCAATGCTGGGTTACCTGAAAATGTAGGGGGACAGGCGCACTATAGACTTACACCAATGGAATTGCGTATGGCATTAATGCACTTCGTGGAAGATTTGGGAGTGCAAATAGTTGGGGGTTGTTGTGGTACGAGGTTTGAGCACATCAAAGCCTTAGCCGAGATGACGCAAGATTTAAAACCCAAAGAACGTCATCCGAATTACGAACCTTCCGCAGCCTCGATTTACAGTACCCAACCCTATGTGCAAGATAATTCTTTCTTGATTGTGGGAGAAAGATTAAACGCCAGTGGTTCTAAAAAATGTCGAGAATTACTCAATGCAGAAGACTGGGATAGTTTAGTTTCTCTGGCTAAGTCTCAGGTAAAAGAAGGCGCGCACATCCTTGATGTTAACGTGGACTATGTGGGAAGAGATGGGGAAAAGGATATGCATGAATTAGCCTCTCGTCTAGTTAATAATGTCACTCTTCCTTTAATGCTTGACTCCACTGAATGGACAAAGATGGAAGCGGGGTTAAAGGTTGCTGGTGGGAAATGTATCCTCAACTCCACTAATTACGAAGATGGAGAAGAAAGATTTTATCAAGTCTTAGATTTAGCGAAAAAATATGGTGCAGCAGTAGTTGTTGGTACTATCGATGAAGATGGTATGGGACGTACTGCGGATAAAAAGTTTGAGATTGCTAAACGCGTTTATGATGCAGCTGTAGCCTATGGTATTCCCTCCCACGAAATCTTTTTCGATCCCCTGGCTTTACCTGTATCCACTGGTATAGAAGAAGACAGAGAAAATGCCAAAGCAACCGTTGAAGCAATTAAAAGAATTAGAGAAGAATTACCAGGCTGTCATATTTTATTAGGAGTATCTAATGTTTCCTTTGGTTTAAATCCTGTTGCCAGACAGGTATTAAATTCCGTCTTTTTATATGAATGTATGCAGGTAGGATTAGATTCCGCTATTGTTAGCGCAAGTAAGATTTTACCTTTGGCAAAAATTAAGCCCGATCATCAGAAAATCTGTACTGATTTAATTTATGACAGACGAGAATTTGATGGCGATATCTGTACTTATGATCCTTTAGGTGAACTAACAACTTTATTCGCTGGTCAGAAAACTAAAAAGACTGAAGCAGTTGATAAAAATTTACCTATTCAAGAAAGATTAAAACAGCATATTATTGACGGCGAACGTATTGGTTTAGATGAAGCTTTGGATGAAGCTTTACAACAATATCCACCGTTAGATATTGTCAATATATTTCTCTTAGATGGCATGAAAGTTGTGGGAGAATTATTTGGGTCGGGACAGATGCAACTTCCCTTTGTACTTCAGTCGGCGCAAACTATGAAAGCTGCGGTGGCGCATTTAGAACCACACATGGATAAAGAAGAAGCTGACGATAGTGGTAAAGGTAAATTTGTCATTGCTACAGTTAAAGGTGACGTTCATGATATTGGTAAAAATCTGGTTGATATTATCCTTTCAAATAATGGTTATAAAGTAATTAATTTAGGTATTAAACAACCAGTTGAAAATATTATTCAAGCTTATGAAGAACACCAGCCAGACTGTATTGCTATGAGTGGGCTATTAGTGAAATCTACCGCTTTTATGAAAGATAATCTAAAAACTTTTAATCAAAAAGGTATTACTGTTCCTATTATCTTGGGTGGTGCTGCTTTAACACCTAAATTTGTTAATCAAGATTGCCAAAATGTCTATAAAGGTAAAGTTATCTATGGCAAAGATGCGTTTGCCGATTTGCATTTTATGGAGAAATTAATGCCAGCGAAGGCTGATAGTAATTGGGACGATCTTCAAGGATTTTTAAACGAAGTTGCTCTTACTTCGGAAGAAGAAGGAGGAGAATCAAAGCCGTTTGAAGGGGAAAATCAGGATAAGATTTTTGTTGATGAGGTTAGTAAAAAACCAGAACCTTTAGTAACAGATACGAAGCGTTCTGATGAGGTAAGTTTAGATATCGATCGCCCTACTCCTCCTTTTTGGGGTACAAAAATTTTAAAACCTGAAGACATTCTTATTGAAGAAGTATTCCCTTATTTGGATTTACAAGCTTTATTCGTCGGACAATGGCAATTCCGCAAGCCTAAAGAACAGTCGCGGGAACAATATGATGAGTTTTTAGCCAGAAAAGTCGATCCGATTTTAGAAGAATGGCAACAAAGAATTGTTACAGATGATTTATTGCATCCCACAGTAATTTATGGTTATTTTCCTTGTAATGCTGAGGGTAATATTTTATATGTTTACGATCCAAAAGATAGCGGTAAGTTGGTCACATCTTTTGAATTTCCTCGTCAGCGATCTGGTAAACGCCTTTGCATCGCCGATTTCTTTGCAACTAGAGAATCGGGTAAAATCGATGTCTTCCCAATGCAGGCGGTAACAGTGGGGGAAGTCGCTACCGAATATGCCCAAAAGCTATTTAAAGCCGACAACTATACAGACTATCTTTATTATCACGGTATGGCTGTACAAATGGCAGAAGCTTTAGCAGAATGGACACACGCTAAAATCCGCAGCGAGTTAGGCTTTAAAGCGCAAGAAACCAGTAACATCCGCGATGTTTTGCAGCAACGTTATCGGGGTTCGC
- a CDS encoding tellurite resistance TerB family protein, with product MGLFDEFSSVRTARTTDLSPAESFAGIMLATIAADGYLADEEIRNLISTLYRMKLFQSYPSDHVSRMIDKLMKIIQTQSAGSLLKVAVSSLPEYLHETVFAVATDLILSDGEVSEDEEAVLSKLCKSLSISQETVNQIIKIMIIKNKG from the coding sequence ATGGGTTTATTTGATGAATTTTCCAGTGTTCGTACCGCAAGAACTACTGATTTAAGTCCAGCAGAATCTTTTGCAGGAATTATGTTAGCAACTATTGCTGCTGACGGATATCTTGCGGATGAAGAAATTCGCAACTTGATATCAACTTTGTATAGAATGAAATTGTTTCAAAGTTATCCTAGCGATCATGTTTCTAGGATGATTGACAAACTAATGAAAATTATTCAAACTCAAAGTGCAGGTTCATTATTAAAAGTTGCAGTTTCATCTCTTCCAGAGTATTTACATGAAACCGTTTTTGCTGTGGCAACTGATTTAATACTTTCTGATGGCGAAGTTTCCGAAGATGAAGAAGCAGTTTTATCAAAACTCTGTAAATCTTTATCAATTTCTCAGGAAACAGTTAATCAAATAATCAAAATTATGATTATAAAAAATAAAGGATAG
- a CDS encoding NAD(P)H-quinone oxidoreductase subunit O, with protein sequence MAGIKKGSLVRVVKEKIAGSLEAKASDARLPSYLFDSKGQILELNDEYALIQFYVPTPNVWLRLDQLEEAK encoded by the coding sequence ATGGCAGGCATTAAAAAAGGTTCACTAGTTCGTGTAGTTAAAGAAAAAATCGCAGGCAGTCTAGAAGCGAAGGCAAGTGATGCTAGGCTTCCCTCTTATTTATTCGACAGCAAAGGGCAGATTTTAGAGCTAAATGATGAATATGCTCTAATTCAGTTTTATGTTCCTACTCCTAATGTCTGGTTGCGCTTGGATCAGTTGGAAGAAGCTAAGTAA
- a CDS encoding alpha/beta fold hydrolase: MTIYQAWQERVGNQRDWVWRGWQTRYSYLRAKKNLASSVYPPIIFIHGFGASIEHWRHNLPVIAQKHTVYAIDLLGFGASRKADIDYSAALWTEQVHDFWQTFISTPVILVGNSIGSLVALNTTATYPEMVRGLVMISLPDVSVREDMLPPLMSPLVTAIENLFASPLLIKSILKLVRRPKIIRKWAAIAYPNKEAVTDELVEILSSPAYDRGSEQTLFRLSRSIRKASFAKSVRDLVPQIEVPMLLVWGLQDKMIPARQAKAIASLNTRLKLIELENAGHCPHDEYPEIFNSLLLDWLQSLCRSSK, encoded by the coding sequence TTGACTATATACCAAGCTTGGCAAGAGCGTGTTGGTAACCAAAGAGACTGGGTTTGGCGAGGATGGCAGACTCGTTATAGTTACCTCAGAGCTAAAAAAAATTTAGCTTCCAGTGTATATCCTCCGATCATCTTTATTCATGGCTTTGGTGCCAGCATCGAACATTGGCGCCACAACTTACCTGTCATTGCTCAAAAACATACCGTATACGCTATAGATTTACTCGGTTTTGGGGCATCGAGAAAGGCAGATATAGACTACAGTGCAGCTTTGTGGACAGAACAAGTCCATGATTTTTGGCAAACTTTTATTAGTACGCCAGTAATTTTAGTAGGTAACTCCATTGGTTCGTTAGTTGCCCTCAACACCACAGCTACTTATCCTGAAATGGTTAGGGGTTTAGTCATGATCAGTTTACCCGATGTATCGGTGCGAGAAGATATGCTACCGCCTCTGATGAGTCCTCTAGTAACTGCTATTGAAAACTTATTTGCCTCTCCTTTATTAATCAAAAGTATTCTTAAACTAGTTAGAAGACCCAAGATAATTCGTAAATGGGCAGCAATAGCCTATCCTAATAAAGAAGCTGTTACCGATGAATTGGTAGAAATCTTATCTAGCCCTGCTTATGATCGAGGATCTGAGCAAACTTTGTTTCGTTTGTCGCGCAGCATCAGAAAAGCTAGTTTTGCCAAATCAGTTAGAGATTTAGTACCTCAAATTGAGGTGCCAATGCTTTTGGTCTGGGGGCTGCAAGATAAAATGATACCTGCCAGACAGGCTAAGGCGATCGCCTCTCTCAATACTCGTTTAAAATTAATAGAATTAGAAAATGCTGGGCATTGTCCCCATGATGAGTATCCAGAAATATTTAATTCACTTTTACTAGACTGGCTGCAATCACTGTGCCGAAGCAGCAAATAG
- the infC gene encoding translation initiation factor IF-3, whose protein sequence is MRDRRRSNNSRDLTKTNERIRFPEIRVIDSEGEQLGIITPKEALARAQEKGLDLVLVSETAKPPVCKIMDYGKYKYEQDKKLKEAKKKQHNADVKEVKMRYKIEEHDYNVRVKNAQRFLKSGDKVKATISFRGREIQHSRLAEDLLRRMAKDLEEYAEVQQFPKREGRNMMMMLSPKK, encoded by the coding sequence GTGAGAGATAGAAGACGCAGTAACAATAGTCGCGATCTAACCAAAACTAACGAAAGAATTCGCTTCCCCGAAATTCGTGTTATCGACTCCGAAGGTGAGCAACTAGGGATCATCACCCCAAAAGAAGCTCTCGCTAGAGCTCAAGAAAAAGGCTTAGATTTGGTCTTAGTTAGCGAAACCGCCAAACCCCCTGTCTGTAAAATTATGGACTACGGGAAATATAAGTACGAGCAAGATAAAAAACTAAAAGAAGCTAAGAAAAAACAGCACAACGCTGACGTTAAAGAAGTGAAGATGCGTTATAAAATTGAAGAGCATGACTATAACGTGCGCGTCAAAAATGCTCAGCGCTTCCTTAAATCAGGAGACAAGGTTAAGGCAACAATTAGCTTCCGTGGTCGAGAAATTCAGCACTCTAGGTTAGCGGAAGATTTGCTGCGTCGCATGGCAAAAGATTTGGAAGAGTATGCTGAAGTACAGCAGTTTCCCAAAAGAGAAGGTCGCAACATGATGATGATGCTATCACCGAAAAAGTAG
- the def gene encoding peptide deformylase: MTTVVTVEKKKLAQPPLNIHYLGDRVLRQPAKRIAKVDDQLRYIIKEMLQTMYSADGIGLAAPQVGINKQLIVIDIDLDQPDKPPLVLINPKIINSGNNLCNSEEGCLSIPGVYLEVIRPDTIEISYKNELGKPCKLEASGLLSRAIQHEMDHLNGVMFVDRVENNLALNDELNKNGFAVSAVKPVKK, encoded by the coding sequence ATGACCACTGTTGTAACAGTAGAAAAGAAAAAATTAGCACAACCGCCATTAAATATTCACTACTTAGGCGATCGCGTCTTACGCCAACCTGCTAAACGTATTGCCAAAGTGGATGACCAGCTTCGCTATATAATTAAAGAAATGCTGCAAACTATGTATAGTGCTGATGGTATAGGTTTAGCAGCACCTCAAGTAGGTATTAATAAGCAGCTTATCGTCATTGATATTGATTTAGACCAGCCAGATAAGCCTCCCCTGGTTTTGATTAACCCTAAAATCATCAACTCTGGTAACAACCTTTGTAACTCCGAAGAAGGTTGTTTGAGCATCCCTGGAGTTTATTTAGAAGTAATTCGTCCTGATACGATTGAAATATCTTATAAAAATGAATTAGGTAAACCCTGTAAACTGGAAGCTAGTGGTTTACTGTCTCGTGCAATTCAGCACGAAATGGATCATCTTAATGGTGTAATGTTTGTAGACCGAGTTGAAAATAACCTAGCTCTAAATGACGAGTTAAACAAAAATGGTTTTGCTGTTAGCGCAGTAAAGCCTGTGAAAAAGTAA
- the speA gene encoding biosynthetic arginine decarboxylase — protein MVDSQSKSSQPKQPQNAVVKSSLVSDSNDNWTVADSAKLYNIEGWGEPYFAINQAGNVTVSPQGTQGKAFDLVELIESLKQRNISLPLLIRFPDILADRMARLHSCMAQAIARYSYLGQYQGVFPIKCNQNRHLIEALVHHGKQDRFGLEAGSKPELIIALASLSSAEAQEPLLPLLMCNGYKDREYIETALLATKLGQKPIIILEQLQELELVLTISQELNIQPILGVRAKLNHKGIGRWGNSTGDRAKFGLTVAEILQIVRQLATLGKLDCLQLLHFHIGSQISAIGVIKNAIREASQIYVQLVKLGANMQYLNVGGGLAVDYDGSKTNFPASKNYNMQNYANDIVAQVKDACDRGKVVHPTLISESGRAIAAHQSVLVFDVLSTSDVSCPDVGLPQADIPLVIKNFWETYQGINQVNLQESYYDAIQFKQEALSLFNFGYFSLVERAKAEELYWACCHKISAIMASCDRVPDELADLPQIMASTYHVNLSIFRSVPDTWAIDQLFPIMPIHRLDQRPTVKGILADITCDSDGKIDQFINPKETKNTLELHAVDRTSRSPGDYYLGMFLVGAYQEIMGNLHNLFGDTNVVHIQVTPSGYQVESVVRGDTIKEVLSYVEYDSKDLLETMRRRTEAALQNQTITLAEAQKLLQNYASTLNSYTYLS, from the coding sequence ATGGTCGATAGTCAGTCTAAATCTAGTCAGCCGAAACAGCCTCAGAACGCCGTAGTCAAGTCTTCTTTAGTATCAGACAGTAATGATAATTGGACAGTTGCAGACAGTGCCAAACTTTACAATATTGAAGGTTGGGGAGAACCGTATTTTGCAATTAATCAAGCAGGAAACGTTACTGTTTCGCCTCAAGGTACACAGGGTAAGGCTTTTGATTTGGTAGAGTTGATTGAATCTCTGAAACAGCGCAACATCAGTTTACCTCTTTTGATTCGGTTTCCCGATATTCTGGCCGATCGCATGGCAAGGCTACATAGCTGTATGGCACAAGCGATCGCCCGCTATAGCTATTTGGGTCAATATCAGGGAGTTTTTCCGATCAAATGTAATCAAAATCGCCATTTGATTGAAGCTTTAGTCCACCACGGCAAACAAGATCGGTTTGGCTTAGAAGCAGGATCTAAACCTGAATTAATTATTGCTTTGGCTAGTTTGTCATCAGCAGAAGCCCAAGAACCTTTATTACCTTTATTAATGTGCAATGGTTACAAAGATCGCGAATATATAGAAACTGCTTTACTGGCAACCAAGCTGGGGCAAAAACCAATTATCATACTCGAACAGCTTCAAGAATTAGAGTTGGTATTAACTATTAGCCAAGAGTTAAATATCCAGCCAATTTTGGGGGTACGTGCCAAGCTAAACCATAAGGGAATTGGCAGATGGGGAAATTCTACAGGCGATCGCGCTAAGTTTGGTTTAACCGTTGCCGAGATTTTACAGATAGTACGCCAGTTAGCAACGTTGGGCAAGTTAGACTGTTTGCAACTATTACATTTTCATATTGGTTCACAAATTTCTGCCATCGGGGTAATCAAAAATGCGATCCGCGAAGCTAGCCAAATCTATGTGCAGCTAGTCAAACTGGGTGCAAATATGCAGTATCTCAATGTAGGAGGAGGATTAGCAGTCGATTACGACGGTTCAAAAACTAACTTTCCTGCTTCCAAAAACTACAATATGCAGAATTATGCCAACGATATTGTGGCGCAGGTAAAAGATGCTTGCGATCGCGGTAAGGTAGTACATCCTACTTTAATCAGTGAAAGCGGGAGGGCGATCGCTGCTCATCAATCGGTATTGGTGTTTGATGTTTTGAGTACTAGTGATGTATCTTGTCCTGATGTCGGTTTACCCCAAGCAGACATACCTTTGGTGATTAAAAATTTCTGGGAAACCTATCAGGGAATTAACCAAGTTAATCTCCAAGAGAGCTATTATGATGCGATTCAGTTTAAACAAGAAGCTTTGAGTTTATTTAACTTCGGCTATTTCAGTTTAGTTGAACGAGCTAAAGCCGAAGAGCTATATTGGGCTTGCTGTCACAAGATTTCGGCAATTATGGCAAGTTGCGATCGTGTTCCCGATGAATTAGCTGACTTGCCTCAGATTATGGCATCTACTTATCATGTCAATTTATCAATTTTTCGCTCTGTTCCTGATACCTGGGCAATCGACCAGCTTTTTCCGATTATGCCGATTCATCGTCTCGATCAAAGACCTACCGTCAAAGGCATTTTAGCCGATATCACCTGTGATAGTGATGGCAAGATCGATCAATTTATTAACCCCAAAGAAACTAAAAATACTTTAGAACTTCATGCCGTAGATCGTACTTCGCGATCGCCTGGTGATTATTACTTAGGGATGTTTCTAGTCGGCGCATATCAAGAGATTATGGGAAATTTACACAACTTATTTGGCGATACTAATGTAGTGCATATCCAAGTTACTCCCTCGGGCTATCAGGTTGAATCCGTAGTACGGGGAGACACGATCAAAGAAGTTTTAAGCTATGTAGAGTATGACAGTAAGGACTTACTGGAAACTATGCGTCGTCGTACTGAAGCGGCTTTGCAAAATCAAACAATAACTTTGGCAGAAGCCCAAAAATTACTGCAAAATTATGCCAGTACTCTCAATAGCTACACCTATTTAAGCTAG